The Gemmatimonadales bacterium genome contains a region encoding:
- the asnS gene encoding asparagine--tRNA ligase: MATIRISDLRTHVGETVTLRGWVVTTRSSGKIAFVVIRDGSGTVQGVLSKKEVPESAWAAFAGLTQETSVALTGVVREEARSPGGHEMSVTGLEVLGPSVDYPITPKEHGTTFLFEHRHLWLRSRRQVAVARVRHEVVQAIRDYFYQEGFTLVDTPILTGAIGEEAGNLFATEYFDLGKAYLAQTGQLYVEAAAAALGRVYCFGPTFRAEKSKTRRHLTEFWMVEPEVAFNDSDANMELQESFVSYIVARALERRKEELKELERDTAPLERVRAPFARISYTDAVDRLNQLGSDMQWGGDLGGDDETLLAKEYDRPLFVYNYPKQVKAFYMKENPADPRTVLNNDCLAPEGYGEIIGGSQREDDYELLLARIEQQGLDPDAYRWYLDLRRYGTFVHSGFGLGIERTVAWICGIPHIREAIAFPRQIHRLYP; the protein is encoded by the coding sequence ATGGCCACGATCCGGATCAGCGATCTGCGCACGCACGTGGGGGAGACGGTTACCCTGCGCGGCTGGGTCGTGACCACCCGGTCGAGCGGGAAGATCGCGTTCGTGGTCATCCGGGATGGCTCGGGAACGGTGCAAGGTGTCCTGTCCAAGAAGGAGGTTCCGGAGTCGGCCTGGGCGGCGTTTGCCGGGTTGACCCAGGAGACCAGTGTGGCGCTGACCGGCGTAGTACGGGAGGAGGCCCGCTCGCCCGGGGGACACGAGATGTCGGTGACCGGCCTCGAGGTGCTCGGTCCCAGCGTGGACTACCCGATCACCCCCAAAGAGCATGGGACGACGTTCCTCTTCGAGCATAGACACCTGTGGCTCCGCAGCCGGCGCCAGGTGGCCGTCGCCCGGGTGCGCCACGAGGTGGTCCAGGCCATCCGGGACTACTTCTACCAGGAGGGGTTCACCCTGGTGGACACGCCGATCCTGACGGGCGCGATCGGTGAAGAGGCCGGGAATCTCTTTGCCACCGAGTACTTCGATCTGGGCAAGGCCTACCTGGCCCAGACCGGCCAGCTCTACGTGGAAGCGGCGGCCGCGGCGCTGGGCAGGGTGTACTGCTTCGGACCCACCTTTCGCGCGGAGAAGTCGAAGACCCGGCGGCACCTGACCGAGTTCTGGATGGTCGAGCCCGAAGTCGCGTTCAACGACTCCGATGCCAACATGGAGCTGCAGGAGTCGTTCGTGAGCTACATCGTGGCACGGGCGCTCGAGCGGCGCAAGGAGGAGTTGAAGGAGCTGGAGCGGGACACGGCGCCGCTGGAGCGGGTGCGGGCGCCGTTCGCCCGGATCTCCTACACCGACGCGGTGGACCGGCTCAATCAGCTTGGCTCCGACATGCAGTGGGGCGGGGACCTGGGCGGCGACGACGAGACCTTGCTGGCCAAGGAGTACGACCGTCCGCTCTTCGTCTACAACTACCCGAAGCAGGTGAAGGCCTTCTACATGAAGGAGAACCCGGCCGACCCGCGGACGGTGCTGAACAACGATTGCCTGGCGCCCGAAGGCTACGGCGAGATCATCGGCGGATCTCAGCGGGAGGACGATTACGAGCTCCTCCTGGCCCGGATCGAGCAGCAGGGGCTCGACCCGGACGCCTACCGCTGGTATCTCGACCTCCGAAGGTACGGGACGTTCGTGCATTCGGGCTTCGGCCTGGGAATCGAGCGCACCGTGGCTTGGATCTGTGGCATCCCCCATATCCGCGAAGCCATCGCGTTTCCCCGCCAGATCCACCGGCTCTATCCCTGA
- the mazG gene encoding nucleoside triphosphate pyrophosphohydrolase: MQENSALGRALAMVRDLRARCAWDRAQTRETLRPYLIEEVLELDHALGEGEPDAIRGELSDLLLHLAFQLVIAEEREEFTAAAVADDLEAKMKRRHPHLFDLGEAEPWERIKRRERRGRTLAGIVPTLPPLLKAFRLQERAASVGFDWPDVQGPAEKVREELTEVEEELRRSGGRSRATAADPNALAPATDALTNEVGDLFFAAVNLARKAGVDPGLALERANRKFRNRFDAMERLAAERGIEMTEAGLAELDLLWDEVKLQGAEPPRANAQG; this comes from the coding sequence ATGCAAGAGAATTCAGCGCTTGGGCGTGCCCTCGCAATGGTGCGCGACCTCCGGGCCCGCTGCGCCTGGGACCGGGCGCAGACCCGGGAAACGCTGCGGCCGTATCTAATCGAAGAGGTGCTGGAGCTGGACCACGCGCTGGGTGAAGGCGAGCCCGATGCCATCAGGGGTGAGCTGAGCGATCTGCTGCTTCACCTCGCCTTCCAGCTGGTGATCGCGGAGGAGCGGGAGGAGTTCACCGCGGCCGCGGTGGCCGACGATCTCGAGGCCAAGATGAAGCGCCGCCATCCCCACCTGTTCGACTTGGGCGAGGCGGAGCCGTGGGAGCGAATCAAGCGGAGGGAACGGCGGGGCCGCACGCTGGCGGGCATTGTCCCCACCCTTCCACCGCTGCTCAAGGCATTTCGGCTGCAGGAGCGAGCGGCATCGGTCGGGTTCGACTGGCCCGACGTGCAGGGGCCGGCTGAGAAGGTGCGAGAGGAGCTGACCGAGGTGGAGGAGGAGCTGCGGCGGAGCGGCGGACGGTCCCGCGCCACGGCCGCCGATCCGAACGCTTTAGCCCCGGCCACCGACGCGCTGACCAACGAGGTCGGCGATCTCTTCTTCGCCGCCGTCAATCTGGCGCGGAAAGCCGGTGTGGACCCAGGACTCGCCCTGGAGCGGGCCAATCGGAAATTCCGAAACCGGTTCGACGCGATGGAGCGCCTCGCGGCCGAGCGCGGCATCGAGATGACCGAGGCGGGCCTGGCGGAGCTCGATCTGCTCTGGGACGAAGTGAAGCTGCAGGGTGCCGAACCGCCGAGGGCCAACGCTCAGGGATAG
- the alr gene encoding alanine racemase yields the protein MILSPDTARAWVDVDLGALVANARALASVTGSRLLPMVKANGYGLGAAEVAGALESIDPWGYGVATVEEGAELRRAGIARPILVASPMLPEASEPYLAHDLRPAIGDPEALAAWCRRSSRPFHLELDTGMHRAGIPWDDAAGLAAVGALLADAPGFEGVFTHFHSADSDPASTEVQWARFEGLLAALPRRPPLVHAANSAAALRGRRYAGDLIRPGIFLYGGAAGGLEPAAVAAFRARVLAVRTVAPGETVSYGATWRAGTPTRVATIAAGYADGFPRATRDCEPGARPPRVIEIGGRAAPVLGRVTMDMTMVAVEGDAVAAGDVATLYGGLVSLDQQARAAGTISYELLTGIGSRVPRRYRRAS from the coding sequence ATGATCTTGTCTCCCGATACGGCCCGGGCCTGGGTGGATGTCGATCTGGGCGCGCTGGTGGCCAACGCGCGCGCGCTGGCGTCGGTCACCGGCAGTCGGCTGCTGCCGATGGTCAAAGCTAACGGCTACGGTCTAGGGGCGGCTGAGGTCGCGGGGGCGTTGGAGTCGATCGATCCCTGGGGATACGGCGTCGCAACGGTCGAGGAGGGAGCGGAGCTTCGCCGGGCCGGCATCGCCCGGCCGATCCTGGTGGCCAGCCCCATGCTTCCGGAGGCGAGCGAACCCTACCTGGCCCACGACCTCCGACCAGCCATCGGAGATCCCGAGGCCCTGGCCGCGTGGTGCCGGCGTAGCTCCCGACCGTTCCATCTCGAGCTCGACACCGGAATGCATCGCGCCGGCATCCCTTGGGACGATGCGGCAGGGTTGGCGGCAGTCGGCGCGCTGCTGGCCGACGCCCCCGGGTTCGAAGGCGTCTTCACCCACTTCCACTCGGCCGACTCGGATCCTGCATCGACCGAGGTCCAGTGGGCACGATTCGAGGGACTCCTCGCCGCGCTTCCCCGCCGACCCCCGCTGGTCCACGCGGCCAACAGCGCCGCCGCTCTCCGGGGTCGCCGCTACGCTGGCGATCTGATCCGACCGGGCATCTTCCTTTACGGGGGCGCGGCCGGCGGGCTCGAACCGGCCGCGGTGGCGGCCTTTCGCGCCCGGGTGCTCGCAGTGCGCACCGTCGCTCCCGGGGAGACGGTGAGCTACGGCGCCACATGGCGGGCCGGGACGCCGACCCGCGTGGCGACGATCGCCGCCGGATACGCCGACGGCTTCCCTCGGGCAACTCGCGATTGCGAGCCGGGCGCCCGACCGCCGCGAGTGATCGAGATCGGCGGGCGCGCGGCGCCGGTGCTGGGGCGGGTCACCATGGACATGACGATGGTCGCCGTGGAGGGCGACGCGGTAGCCGCCGGCGATGTGGCGACTCTCTATGGCGGACTCGTCTCCCTCGACCAGCAGGCCCGGGCCGCGGGGACGATCTCCTACGAGCTCCTCACTGGAATCGGGTCGCGAGTCCCGCGCCGCTATCGGAGAGCATCATGA
- a CDS encoding DUF1844 domain-containing protein encodes MNPHFASLVLGLAHQAEAALQGQLPPETGDATDARKVAQALIDTLGMLAEKTAGRLDADEQQLLDQALTALRFHFVQTMPKA; translated from the coding sequence ATGAATCCCCATTTCGCCTCCCTGGTGCTGGGGCTGGCGCACCAGGCCGAAGCCGCGCTCCAGGGCCAGCTCCCACCGGAGACCGGTGATGCGACCGACGCACGAAAGGTGGCCCAGGCGCTGATCGACACGCTCGGGATGCTGGCGGAAAAGACGGCCGGACGTCTGGACGCTGACGAGCAGCAACTGCTCGATCAGGCACTGACGGCCCTCCGCTTCCACTTTGTCCAGACCATGCCCAAGGCGTGA
- a CDS encoding phosphopentomutase: MRRAAIIVLDGLGIGPAHDTAEYGDSGSDTLGNLARKVGGLDLPNLGELGLGRCAPLAGVAAVGAPRAAFGVCEPKSPGKDSTTGHWELCGLILPAPFPTYPAGFPSEVIEEFSRRTGRGVLGNKAASGTLILDEFGAEHRRTGSWIVYTSADSVFQVAAHESTVPLQELYAACAAAREMLQGEHGVSRVIARPFSGEPGAWTRTPRRKDFSLPPPGPTLLDRLAQHHVPRLGVGKVDDLFAGRGISSIHTATNAEAYSLIASALMSMHRGLLLANVIEFDQSWGHRNDVAGFHTGLLALDRVLPQLLDRMREEDLVIFTADHGNDPTTPSTDHSREVVPLLVVGPRVRPVPLGRRPTFADVGQTVADFLDVPPLPAGTSFLPEVWID; encoded by the coding sequence ATGCGCCGCGCGGCGATCATCGTCCTCGATGGCCTGGGCATCGGGCCGGCCCACGATACCGCGGAGTACGGCGATAGCGGGAGCGATACCCTGGGCAACCTGGCGCGTAAGGTCGGCGGCCTCGACCTGCCCAATCTCGGCGAGCTCGGCCTCGGCAGGTGCGCGCCTTTGGCGGGAGTCGCGGCCGTAGGCGCGCCGCGCGCGGCGTTCGGGGTCTGCGAGCCGAAGAGCCCTGGCAAGGACAGCACCACGGGACACTGGGAGCTCTGCGGGCTGATCCTTCCTGCGCCGTTTCCCACCTATCCGGCTGGCTTCCCGTCGGAGGTGATCGAGGAGTTCTCCCGCCGGACCGGGCGCGGCGTGCTGGGCAACAAGGCCGCGTCGGGTACCCTGATTCTGGACGAGTTCGGCGCCGAGCATCGGCGCACCGGGAGCTGGATCGTGTACACGTCGGCCGACAGCGTCTTCCAGGTGGCCGCGCACGAGAGCACGGTTCCGTTGCAGGAGCTGTATGCCGCCTGCGCCGCCGCCCGTGAGATGCTGCAGGGCGAGCACGGGGTCTCCCGAGTCATCGCCCGACCCTTCAGCGGCGAGCCCGGCGCCTGGACTCGAACCCCGCGCCGAAAGGATTTCAGTCTGCCTCCACCGGGGCCGACGCTGCTCGACCGGCTGGCGCAGCACCACGTGCCACGCCTGGGCGTCGGCAAGGTGGACGATCTGTTCGCCGGTCGCGGCATCTCCAGCATCCATACGGCCACCAACGCCGAAGCGTACAGTCTGATCGCGAGCGCGCTGATGTCGATGCATCGCGGGCTGCTGCTCGCCAACGTCATCGAGTTCGACCAGAGCTGGGGTCACCGGAACGACGTGGCGGGTTTCCATACCGGGCTGCTCGCCCTGGATCGGGTGCTGCCGCAACTGCTCGATCGGATGCGGGAAGAGGACCTCGTTATCTTTACCGCCGATCACGGCAACGACCCGACCACGCCATCCACCGATCACTCGCGCGAGGTCGTCCCACTGCTGGTCGTCGGCCCCCGGGTGCGGCCGGTTCCGCTCGGCCGGCGCCCCACGTTCGCCGACGTCGGCCAGACCGTGGCCGATTTCCTAGACGTGCCGCCGCTGCCGGCGGGCACGTCGTTTCTGCCTGAGGTCTGGATTGACTGA
- a CDS encoding cytidine deaminase — protein sequence MTDPLMAAARAVQQRAYAPYSKFRVGCALEAEDGTIVVGCNVENASYGLTICAERAAICAAVSAGLHRFRRAIVVSDADPPAAPCGACRQVLAEFGLQLQVEAVGPAGGMTWTLAELLPAAFGKEQLT from the coding sequence TTGACTGATCCCCTGATGGCCGCGGCGCGGGCCGTGCAGCAGAGGGCCTACGCACCCTATTCGAAATTCCGGGTGGGCTGCGCCCTGGAGGCGGAGGACGGGACGATCGTCGTCGGCTGCAACGTGGAGAACGCCTCCTACGGACTGACCATCTGCGCGGAGCGCGCGGCTATCTGTGCGGCGGTGAGCGCCGGTCTGCACCGCTTCCGCCGCGCGATCGTGGTCTCCGATGCCGACCCGCCTGCCGCTCCCTGCGGCGCGTGCCGCCAGGTGCTGGCGGAGTTCGGGCTGCAGCTTCAGGTGGAGGCGGTCGGCCCGGCCGGGGGGATGACCTGGACCCTCGCCGAGCTCCTTCCGGCGGCGTTCGGGAAGGAACAGCTCACGTGA